A window from Kovacikia minuta CCNUW1 encodes these proteins:
- a CDS encoding NAD-dependent epimerase/dehydratase family protein: MTDLEANAQQLAGANILITGGLGFIGSSLARRLVKLGAHVTLVDSLIPQYGGNLFNIHDIQHQVKVNITDVRDPYAMAYLIQGQDVLFNLAGQTSHLDSMKDPKADLEINASAQLSILEACRQHNSGIKIVFASTRQLYGKPDYLPVDEAHPIRPVDVNGINKLAGEWYHLLYNNVYQIRACALRLTNTYGPGMRVKDARQTFLGIWIRNLIEGKPILVYGDGMQLRDFNYVDDAVEALLLAAISSEAGGEVFNLGSTESINLKDLAALMVELYPSGNYEIVPFPGELKAIDIGDYYSDYTKARKVLGWSPQVSLREGLQRSLDYYIQHHTHYW; this comes from the coding sequence ATGACAGATTTAGAAGCCAATGCTCAACAACTTGCCGGTGCCAACATCTTAATTACCGGTGGATTAGGATTCATTGGTTCTTCTTTGGCTCGTCGATTGGTAAAGCTTGGTGCCCATGTCACCCTGGTGGATAGTTTAATTCCCCAATATGGTGGCAATCTGTTCAATATTCACGACATTCAACATCAGGTGAAAGTCAACATTACCGATGTACGAGACCCCTATGCGATGGCGTATTTGATCCAAGGGCAGGATGTCTTGTTTAATCTGGCAGGGCAAACCAGCCACCTTGATTCGATGAAAGATCCCAAAGCTGATTTAGAAATTAATGCATCTGCCCAGCTATCCATTCTGGAAGCCTGTCGGCAACATAATTCTGGGATCAAAATCGTGTTTGCCAGCACTCGTCAACTCTACGGCAAACCCGATTATTTGCCTGTGGACGAAGCACACCCAATTCGTCCGGTAGACGTGAACGGAATTAACAAATTGGCAGGAGAGTGGTATCACCTGCTTTACAACAATGTGTATCAGATTCGCGCCTGTGCCCTGCGGTTGACCAACACCTACGGTCCTGGTATGCGCGTTAAGGATGCACGCCAAACATTTTTGGGCATCTGGATTCGTAACTTGATTGAAGGCAAACCAATTTTGGTCTACGGAGATGGTATGCAGTTGCGAGACTTTAACTACGTCGATGACGCGGTAGAAGCACTGCTGCTAGCAGCAATCAGTTCCGAGGCAGGTGGGGAGGTATTCAACCTGGGTAGCACGGAGTCTATCAATCTGAAAGATCTGGCAGCACTGATGGTAGAGCTATACCCCAGTGGGAACTATGAAATTGTGCCCTTTCCAGGAGAACTGAAGGCGATCGACATTGGGGACTACTATAGCGACTATACGAAGGCGCGCAAAGTGTTGGGGTGGTCGCCCCAGGTATCCCTCCGCGAAGGTCTGCAACGCAGCCTGGACTATTACATTCAGCACCATACCCACTACTGGTAA
- a CDS encoding glycosyltransferase family 2 protein produces the protein MSLVEANSVYLIIPVHNRKELTLTCIENLSRQGALETYCVIVVDDGSTDGTGSAICTLYPEVIVLRGDGNLWWTGAVSMGMEYAISKGANYLIWLNDDCLPQAGAIEVLLDIVKQNSQVIAGGQSLDPRTGEPSYGGVLLKQGKIRPVHAPQTVSVPCEGLNGNFVCLSKAVVQSIGYPNNQWFPQYHGDTAYTHRAKKHGYKLVIAGNAIAHCKNDHIYLPSVEYWLQTDRSPWDIWSELFKIKSANYWKAELGLYTEFFGGLGFWFYLRDRLFRFLIITFIMVILPLKYRTKLIPLFTWLKAATNN, from the coding sequence ATGAGCCTGGTGGAAGCCAATTCTGTATATCTCATTATTCCGGTTCATAACCGCAAGGAACTGACCTTGACTTGTATAGAAAATCTTAGTCGTCAGGGTGCTTTAGAAACCTACTGCGTAATTGTTGTGGATGATGGTTCAACGGATGGAACGGGTTCAGCAATTTGTACTCTATACCCAGAAGTAATTGTTTTAAGAGGAGATGGAAATCTGTGGTGGACAGGGGCGGTTTCAATGGGTATGGAATACGCCATCTCTAAAGGTGCTAACTATCTGATTTGGTTGAATGATGATTGTTTACCGCAAGCAGGTGCGATCGAAGTATTACTAGATATCGTCAAACAGAACTCTCAGGTAATTGCAGGCGGACAATCTTTAGATCCCAGAACGGGTGAACCAAGTTATGGTGGTGTTCTTTTAAAACAAGGGAAAATACGACCAGTCCATGCCCCTCAAACTGTTTCTGTACCATGTGAAGGGTTAAATGGTAATTTCGTGTGTCTGTCTAAAGCAGTTGTGCAATCAATAGGGTATCCCAATAATCAATGGTTTCCCCAGTATCATGGGGATACTGCCTATACTCACAGGGCAAAAAAGCATGGGTACAAGCTGGTCATTGCGGGGAACGCGATCGCCCATTGTAAGAACGATCATATCTATTTGCCATCTGTAGAGTATTGGTTGCAAACCGATCGTTCTCCCTGGGATATTTGGTCCGAGCTTTTTAAGATTAAATCCGCTAATTATTGGAAAGCTGAACTTGGTCTTTACACAGAGTTTTTTGGTGGATTGGGATTTTGGTTTTATCTACGCGATCGCCTTTTCAGATTTCTAATCATTACTTTCATTATGGTCATTCTTCCACTTAAATATCGGACAAAGTTGATTCCCTTATTCACCTGGTTAAAAGCAGCTACAAATAATTAA
- a CDS encoding DegT/DnrJ/EryC1/StrS family aminotransferase, with amino-acid sequence MIGMNDFRAEPEALRQQEFAALERVLRSGWYVLGQELKTFETSWAQRCGVGFTVGVGNGMDAIEIGLRAIGIGSGDEVITTPMTAFATVLAVIRAGATPVLADIDPETALLDPLSVERCLSSRTKAVLLVHLYGQMREMTGWMALCAGRGIHLLEDCAQAHLASVSGKVAGSFGTWGAYSFYPTKNLGAIGDGGALVTHVAAIAQQAQILRNYGQTERYHHPELGLNSRLDELQAALLSVRLTWLEEFTARRQQIAQAYYAGIKNPHILLLAQPAAAENHVYHLFVIRCQQRQRLSAYLTEKGIANLSHYPIPIHRQPPCQNVRCDPNGLVQAEVHAAQCLSIPCHPQMSDRDVAYVIEVMNEYK; translated from the coding sequence ATGATTGGAATGAATGATTTTCGGGCAGAACCAGAGGCCCTTCGACAACAGGAGTTTGCCGCCCTTGAGCGGGTGCTGCGTTCTGGGTGGTATGTGCTGGGGCAGGAGTTGAAGACCTTTGAAACTTCCTGGGCGCAGCGATGTGGGGTTGGTTTCACGGTGGGTGTCGGCAATGGGATGGATGCGATCGAGATTGGCTTGCGGGCGATCGGGATTGGTTCTGGCGATGAAGTCATTACGACCCCCATGACCGCATTTGCTACTGTATTAGCTGTGATTCGAGCAGGCGCAACTCCTGTCCTGGCAGATATTGACCCGGAAACAGCTTTGTTAGACCCGTTGAGTGTAGAACGGTGTCTGTCATCCCGAACAAAGGCAGTGTTGCTGGTGCATTTGTACGGACAAATGCGGGAAATGACGGGGTGGATGGCATTGTGTGCAGGTAGGGGCATTCATCTTCTGGAGGATTGTGCCCAGGCCCATTTAGCCAGTGTCTCTGGTAAAGTGGCGGGAAGCTTTGGCACCTGGGGCGCTTACAGTTTTTACCCAACAAAAAACTTGGGAGCCATTGGTGATGGAGGGGCACTGGTAACGCATGTAGCAGCGATCGCCCAACAAGCCCAAATCCTACGAAATTACGGACAGACCGAACGCTACCACCATCCAGAGTTGGGCTTAAACAGCCGTTTGGATGAGTTGCAGGCTGCTCTACTTTCTGTTCGCCTGACGTGGTTGGAAGAATTTACTGCCCGACGACAGCAAATTGCTCAGGCCTACTACGCAGGCATTAAAAACCCCCACATTCTACTTCTGGCACAGCCTGCCGCTGCTGAAAATCATGTTTATCATCTATTTGTAATTCGCTGTCAGCAACGGCAGCGGTTGAGCGCTTATTTGACTGAAAAAGGGATTGCGAACCTGAGTCACTATCCCATCCCAATTCACCGACAGCCGCCCTGTCAGAATGTGAGATGTGACCCCAACGGTCTAGTTCAGGCTGAGGTTCACGCAGCCCAATGCCTGTCGATTCCCTGTCATCCTCAGATGAGCGATCGTGATGTTGCTTACGTGATTGAGGTGATGAATGAATACAAGTAA
- a CDS encoding glycosyltransferase family 4 protein: MRLLYTLTAYPPYTGGAQLHQHMLAQQLQPQHTVQVVCHWDCHRTDWLLGTTLKAPGVDRDYTVDGIPVHRLGLSLREKARLAPFVPLYYPLMGVALPPIAHCLAQHLSPYATQADLIHNVRIGREGLSYASLQVARTHQIPFVLTPVHHPRWVGWRYRAYLRLYQLADAVIALTQVEKKVLMGLGVPEERIAVTGIGPVLAPTADPVAFLERYGLDKGPIVLFLGQHYSYKGYQQLLLATPLVWEKLPDVQFVFIGPSVAQSEQAFAQRKDPRIHRLGVVDLQTKTDALAACTLLCVPSSQESFGGVYTEAWSFAKPVIGCNIPAVTEVITDGMDGHLIDQEPAQIADRICHLVLNPAQAKAMGEAGRDKVQSRYTWRKLAELTEQIYQRAAQ, translated from the coding sequence ATGCGGCTCCTTTATACCCTCACAGCTTACCCCCCCTATACTGGTGGCGCGCAGCTCCATCAACACATGCTGGCGCAGCAACTTCAGCCGCAGCATACCGTTCAAGTTGTTTGCCATTGGGACTGCCATCGGACTGATTGGCTTCTAGGGACGACGCTCAAGGCTCCTGGGGTCGATCGCGATTACACGGTAGATGGTATCCCTGTTCATCGATTGGGGTTGTCTTTACGGGAAAAAGCGCGACTGGCTCCGTTCGTACCGTTGTATTACCCGCTGATGGGTGTGGCGTTGCCACCGATCGCGCACTGTCTGGCTCAACATCTTTCTCCCTATGCAACTCAAGCCGATTTGATTCACAACGTCCGAATCGGACGGGAGGGATTGAGCTATGCGTCGTTGCAGGTTGCTCGAACACACCAAATTCCCTTCGTTTTAACTCCAGTTCACCATCCCCGTTGGGTCGGCTGGCGTTACCGGGCATACCTGCGCCTGTATCAGTTGGCAGATGCTGTGATTGCATTGACTCAAGTCGAAAAGAAAGTTTTGATGGGTTTGGGAGTGCCAGAAGAACGAATTGCGGTTACGGGAATTGGTCCAGTATTAGCACCAACCGCTGATCCAGTCGCATTTTTGGAGCGGTATGGGCTTGACAAAGGGCCGATCGTTCTCTTCCTGGGGCAGCATTATTCCTATAAAGGGTATCAACAATTGCTCCTGGCAACCCCGCTGGTCTGGGAAAAGCTCCCCGACGTGCAATTTGTCTTTATCGGTCCGTCCGTTGCCCAGTCTGAACAAGCATTTGCCCAAAGGAAAGATCCCCGGATTCATCGTCTGGGTGTTGTAGATTTACAAACAAAAACCGATGCCTTGGCTGCCTGTACGCTGCTGTGTGTTCCCTCCAGCCAGGAAAGCTTTGGGGGGGTCTATACGGAAGCCTGGAGTTTTGCAAAGCCTGTGATTGGCTGCAACATTCCTGCTGTGACTGAAGTTATCACCGATGGAATGGATGGTCATCTGATTGATCAGGAACCGGCTCAGATCGCCGATCGGATTTGTCACCTGGTGCTGAACCCCGCTCAGGCAAAGGCAATGGGAGAAGCCGGACGGGATAAAGTTCAATCTCGCTACACCTGGAGGAAGCTAGCGGAATTAACCGAACAGATCTATCAAAGAGCCGCCCAGTAA
- a CDS encoding glycosyltransferase family 4 protein encodes MKVAYDISLLGTGYINPKSRTGIFRVAEALFLELGLQKPIDLFAVPLNEQSSIWDSISAKYYFQALHPELESHFCSIYSSNSHLERLYQSVIKLQRTLIQNSIQTKPFSYKLALTLRLPFDWLAAWDGNLQFDRTSYDVYHSVYYALPDRKILGNLPRILTIHDLIPVLYPEWMSTKKTRQFQRILNSIDRDRDWIICNSQHTKQDFCHYTGMDDDRVFVTPLAVASFFQPVTDTTLIAETSQRYHIPDRPYLLSLATLEPRKNLAFLIRCFSELINDDPTLDLNLVLVGVSGWKNSEIFDAARQNPQLSSRIIFTGYLPDEDLSAIYSGATAFVYPSLYEGFGLPPLEAMQCGTTRHHFQYKLPTRSGWGCWNFD; translated from the coding sequence ATGAAAGTTGCCTATGATATTTCGCTTTTGGGCACAGGATATATCAACCCAAAATCAAGAACGGGTATTTTCAGAGTGGCAGAGGCACTGTTCCTGGAATTGGGGCTTCAGAAGCCTATTGATCTCTTTGCGGTTCCCCTAAATGAGCAAAGCAGTATTTGGGACAGTATCAGTGCGAAATACTACTTTCAAGCCCTCCATCCTGAACTGGAAAGTCATTTCTGCTCAATTTATTCAAGCAATTCTCACCTGGAGAGACTTTATCAAAGTGTTATCAAATTACAGCGAACTTTAATTCAAAATTCTATTCAAACAAAGCCTTTCAGTTACAAATTAGCGCTGACACTTCGGCTTCCATTTGATTGGTTAGCTGCTTGGGATGGAAATCTACAATTTGATCGCACGAGTTATGATGTTTATCATTCTGTTTATTATGCTCTCCCTGATAGAAAAATCCTAGGAAATTTACCACGCATTCTAACTATCCATGATTTAATTCCTGTTTTATATCCTGAGTGGATGAGCACTAAAAAAACTCGTCAATTTCAAAGGATTCTGAACAGTATTGATCGCGATCGGGATTGGATTATTTGCAATTCTCAGCATACGAAGCAGGATTTTTGTCATTACACCGGGATGGATGACGATCGGGTTTTTGTAACACCCTTAGCGGTTGCCAGTTTTTTTCAACCTGTAACCGATACAACGCTCATTGCTGAAACGTCACAGCGCTACCATATTCCCGATCGCCCTTATTTACTCAGCCTTGCCACCCTGGAACCTCGAAAAAATTTGGCGTTTCTCATTCGCTGCTTTTCTGAACTGATTAACGATGACCCGACTCTGGACTTAAATCTGGTGCTGGTTGGAGTGAGCGGCTGGAAAAACTCAGAAATCTTTGATGCAGCCCGTCAAAACCCCCAGCTTAGTTCACGCATTATTTTCACCGGATATCTACCAGACGAGGATTTGAGCGCCATTTACAGCGGAGCGACTGCCTTTGTCTACCCCTCGCTTTATGAAGGATTTGGCTTACCCCCATTGGAAGCAATGCAATGTGGAACCACCCGTCATCACTTCCAATACAAGCTCCCTACCAGAAGTGGTTGGGGATGCTGGAATTTTGATTGA
- a CDS encoding class I SAM-dependent methyltransferase — translation MKTNLAKNRIPSEEITFHPLSYADRSGRLFYWRGELYRAVSTQRASLYRSLFEKGIVQNLVEKGLLVETQLTTLEIDHYDLVLKHKLIHSVSYAYEWCAAMLKDAALLMIELNLELAKFDLCLQDAHPWNILFDGATPRYIDFGSIIPLQSLSLFPAEEEFNRFFLYPLLLMSKGHGRIARSFLQDGQGVYRADLAVLTHQPLKGLKPRDLSKTILSTFRKKLPKQYLKLKEYFTTNHKSTVFGLSIQARTIYFQSLRQKIESISLAKPRTEWSNYYEDYFPAFQPSAEWTPKHQSVAQVVHRLNPESVLDIGSNQGWYSQFSALNKSQVIAFDLDETCIENLYLTAKAENLSILPLIMSFSRPSPGYGICNHWAESAINRLKCEMVFALALVHHLVFKELLTFEQIVEGLSSFSTRWLLVEFVPPEDQFVREWMSEEFEWYTLENFISCLEKYFPSIELLESDPSPRKILLCAKEGL, via the coding sequence ATGAAAACTAATCTGGCTAAAAATCGAATTCCTAGTGAAGAAATTACATTTCACCCTTTATCCTATGCCGATCGCAGTGGCAGACTTTTCTATTGGCGTGGCGAACTTTATCGTGCTGTATCCACTCAGCGCGCTTCTTTATATCGCAGCTTGTTTGAAAAGGGCATTGTACAGAATCTAGTCGAGAAGGGCTTGCTAGTAGAAACACAACTAACAACCCTGGAAATTGACCATTATGATCTTGTTCTAAAACATAAGTTAATTCACTCTGTTTCCTATGCCTATGAGTGGTGCGCTGCAATGCTTAAAGATGCAGCACTTTTGATGATTGAACTCAACCTAGAACTTGCAAAGTTTGATTTGTGTCTCCAAGATGCCCATCCCTGGAATATTTTGTTTGATGGTGCTACTCCACGCTACATAGACTTCGGATCAATCATTCCTTTGCAATCACTTTCGCTGTTTCCTGCGGAAGAGGAGTTTAATCGGTTCTTTCTATACCCGCTCCTTCTCATGAGTAAAGGGCATGGTCGAATTGCGCGATCGTTCCTTCAAGATGGACAGGGTGTTTACCGAGCAGATTTGGCTGTCCTTACTCACCAACCCCTTAAAGGATTAAAACCTAGGGATTTGAGTAAAACGATCCTTTCAACCTTTAGGAAAAAACTACCTAAACAATACTTAAAGTTAAAGGAATACTTTACGACTAACCATAAATCCACTGTCTTTGGTCTTTCAATACAAGCTAGGACAATCTATTTTCAAAGTTTAAGGCAAAAAATTGAAAGTATTTCTCTGGCTAAGCCCAGAACAGAATGGTCAAACTACTATGAGGATTATTTTCCCGCGTTTCAGCCCTCTGCCGAATGGACACCAAAACATCAAAGCGTAGCACAGGTCGTGCATAGACTTAACCCTGAATCTGTTTTAGATATTGGTAGCAATCAGGGTTGGTACTCGCAATTCTCGGCACTCAATAAAAGCCAGGTAATTGCTTTTGATCTTGATGAAACTTGCATTGAAAACTTATATTTGACTGCCAAGGCAGAGAATCTGTCAATTCTTCCATTAATCATGAGCTTTAGCCGACCTTCTCCAGGTTATGGCATCTGTAATCATTGGGCTGAATCAGCAATCAATCGCTTAAAGTGCGAGATGGTTTTTGCACTTGCCCTGGTTCATCATCTTGTCTTTAAGGAACTCCTGACTTTTGAACAGATTGTTGAAGGGTTGTCGAGCTTTTCGACCCGTTGGTTGCTTGTAGAATTTGTTCCTCCCGAAGACCAGTTTGTCAGGGAGTGGATGAGTGAGGAATTTGAGTGGTATACACTTGAAAATTTCATCTCCTGTTTAGAAAAGTATTTTCCCTCTATTGAACTATTGGAGTCCGATCCATCTCCTCGTAAGATTTTACTTTGTGCAAAAGAGGGGCTGTAG
- a CDS encoding glycosyltransferase family protein: protein MNTSNAATSTEHFCTLFDRNYLPLGMTLHASLIRHAQPFHLWILCMDEQVEQQLNQIALPHVTLIPLKQVETPELLAVKAGRTAGEYCWTLTPFIFQAVFERDATVEQVTYLDADLFFFDHPQILLNELKQSQKHVLITEHAYAPEHEYRVPINGRYCVQFVTFRRTKAATKVMRWWQERCLQWCFNRVEEEKFGDQRYLDYWTEQFAEEVHVVQQVEKTLAPWNVNYFGQNKDKLKPVFYHYHGLRIVSPTKVRLYFEYPIGKQGLALYNYYLASLLDQSKILTSLGIPIPCTPVPKQSFSALRHLKLRLNRQIAFRSIG, encoded by the coding sequence ATGAATACAAGTAATGCAGCGACTTCAACTGAACACTTTTGTACGTTGTTCGATCGTAACTACCTCCCCTTAGGCATGACGCTCCATGCATCGCTGATACGCCATGCCCAACCCTTTCATCTCTGGATTCTTTGCATGGATGAACAGGTTGAACAGCAGTTAAACCAAATTGCGCTGCCCCACGTCACCCTGATTCCCTTAAAGCAGGTAGAAACACCTGAATTGCTGGCAGTAAAAGCTGGACGGACAGCAGGGGAATATTGTTGGACCCTCACACCCTTTATTTTCCAGGCAGTTTTTGAGCGAGATGCGACTGTTGAACAGGTTACCTATTTAGACGCCGACCTTTTCTTTTTCGATCATCCCCAAATTTTGTTGAATGAACTCAAGCAAAGCCAAAAGCATGTGTTGATAACGGAACATGCTTATGCTCCTGAACACGAATATCGAGTTCCAATTAATGGACGATATTGTGTCCAGTTCGTCACTTTTCGTAGAACTAAAGCAGCTACTAAAGTGATGCGATGGTGGCAAGAGCGCTGTTTACAGTGGTGCTTTAATCGCGTTGAAGAGGAAAAGTTTGGTGATCAACGTTATCTAGATTATTGGACTGAACAGTTTGCTGAGGAAGTGCATGTAGTGCAGCAAGTTGAAAAAACGCTTGCCCCCTGGAATGTTAACTATTTTGGTCAAAACAAAGATAAATTAAAACCAGTTTTTTATCACTATCATGGATTGAGAATTGTCAGCCCAACAAAAGTTCGTTTGTATTTTGAATACCCTATTGGAAAGCAAGGATTAGCCCTATATAATTACTATCTGGCTTCTCTTTTGGATCAAAGTAAAATCCTCACCTCCCTCGGCATCCCTATTCCTTGTACTCCAGTCCCCAAACAAAGTTTTTCGGCTTTAAGACATCTAAAGTTACGCCTCAATCGGCAAATTGCCTTTCGAAGTATTGGTTGA
- a CDS encoding TIGR04325 family methyltransferase, protein MRQLKSFIKELTPPIIFRLYRSQSSRYGFFGNYQSWQDAKQKTTGYNDSEIQNKVKKALLAVKQGQAVYERDSVLFERIYYPFPLLSGLLRIAAENQGRLCVLDFGGSLGSSYYQCKDFLSVLQNLSWNIVEQAGFVRCGKEFFEDEQLKFFYDIDACLKAKQPDVILLSSVIQYLETPYDFLRILIEHNFKYIIFDRTAFVKEGRDRLTIQKVPPEIYPASYPSWFFNLEKFLNVFTERYDLIFDFDALDVANIPSQYKGFFFKRKETVQSQNTAA, encoded by the coding sequence ATGAGACAGCTTAAATCATTTATTAAAGAGCTTACGCCACCAATTATATTTAGGCTCTATCGATCGCAATCTTCCAGATATGGCTTCTTTGGAAACTATCAATCCTGGCAAGACGCCAAGCAAAAAACAACTGGATATAATGACTCTGAGATTCAGAATAAAGTGAAAAAAGCTCTTCTAGCAGTCAAGCAAGGGCAGGCTGTTTATGAACGAGACTCCGTGTTATTTGAGCGAATTTACTACCCTTTCCCACTGCTGTCTGGGCTTCTGCGCATCGCAGCCGAGAATCAGGGAAGACTTTGTGTATTAGATTTTGGCGGTTCTCTTGGAAGTTCTTACTATCAATGCAAAGACTTCCTCTCAGTTTTACAGAACTTGAGTTGGAACATTGTCGAACAGGCAGGTTTTGTAAGGTGCGGCAAGGAGTTTTTTGAAGATGAGCAGCTCAAGTTTTTTTATGATATTGATGCATGTCTGAAGGCAAAACAACCGGATGTGATTCTCCTTTCAAGCGTCATTCAATATCTAGAAACTCCTTATGATTTCCTGAGGATATTAATTGAACATAACTTCAAATATATTATTTTTGACCGAACTGCATTTGTGAAAGAGGGGAGAGATCGCCTCACAATTCAAAAAGTCCCTCCTGAAATTTATCCAGCAAGTTATCCTTCCTGGTTCTTTAACCTGGAGAAGTTCCTTAACGTTTTCACAGAAAGATATGACTTAATTTTTGATTTTGATGCTCTGGATGTGGCAAATATTCCCTCCCAGTACAAAGGCTTTTTCTTTAAGAGGAAAGAGACTGTTCAATCTCAAAACACTGCTGCCTAG